In the Hordeum vulgare subsp. vulgare chromosome 7H, MorexV3_pseudomolecules_assembly, whole genome shotgun sequence genome, one interval contains:
- the LOC123412794 gene encoding uncharacterized protein LOC123412794 isoform X1, translating to MLERAPVPAPARLVQHAPSAPAVLTEVSLHAGRRISARWPPPPHLCPLASHVSFQSGEGIQGPGAQEQRARHARRHLPLQGHQAELPWCGEELMYKYLLGRDLLRYHINSHLQINQVVFFCRLMEGTSSKAIVILATGDCLGVALGNGDMSWKDFLSRAAGRFFLLMKYPDCKSRGDFVM from the exons ATGCTGGAGCGCGCCCCGGTGCCGGCGCCGGCTCGGCTGGTGCAGCACGCGCCGAGCGCTCCCGCGGTGCTGACGGAGGTGTCTCTGCACGCTGGCCGCCGCATCTCTGCCcgctggccgccgccgccgcatctCTGCCCGCTGGCCAGCCATGTCTCCTTCCAATCCGGGGAAGGAATTCAGGGACCTGGTGCTCAGGAGCAGCGAGCTCGCCACgctcgccgccatcttccacttCAG GGGCACCAAGCCGAGCTACCTTGGTGTGGAGAAGAGCTCATGTACAAGtatttattagggagagatttgcTGAGATATCACATAAATTCCCACTTACAG ATCAATCAAGTTGTGTTCTTCTGCCGTCTCATGGAAGGGACTTCATCTAAAGCTATTGTAATTCTTGCAACTGGAGACTGTCTTGGAGTTGCACTAGGTAATGGTGATATGTCCTGGAAAGATTTTCTTTCTCGTGCTGCTGGAAG ATTCTTTCTTTTGATGAAATACCCAGATTGCAAAAGCAGAGGTGATTTTGTGATGTGA
- the LOC123412794 gene encoding uncharacterized protein LOC123412794 isoform X3 → MLERAPVPAPARLVQHAPSAPAVLTEVSLHAGRRISARWPPPPHLCPLASHVSFQSGEGIQGPGAQEQRARHARRHLPLQGHQAELPWCGEELMYKYLLGRDLLRYHINSHLQINQVVFFCRLMEGTSSKAIVILATGDCLGVALGNGDMSWKDFLSRAAGRLQKQR, encoded by the exons ATGCTGGAGCGCGCCCCGGTGCCGGCGCCGGCTCGGCTGGTGCAGCACGCGCCGAGCGCTCCCGCGGTGCTGACGGAGGTGTCTCTGCACGCTGGCCGCCGCATCTCTGCCcgctggccgccgccgccgcatctCTGCCCGCTGGCCAGCCATGTCTCCTTCCAATCCGGGGAAGGAATTCAGGGACCTGGTGCTCAGGAGCAGCGAGCTCGCCACgctcgccgccatcttccacttCAG GGGCACCAAGCCGAGCTACCTTGGTGTGGAGAAGAGCTCATGTACAAGtatttattagggagagatttgcTGAGATATCACATAAATTCCCACTTACAG ATCAATCAAGTTGTGTTCTTCTGCCGTCTCATGGAAGGGACTTCATCTAAAGCTATTGTAATTCTTGCAACTGGAGACTGTCTTGGAGTTGCACTAGGTAATGGTGATATGTCCTGGAAAGATTTTCTTTCTCGTGCTGCTGGAAG ATTGCAAAAGCAGAGGTGA
- the LOC123412794 gene encoding uncharacterized protein LOC123412794 isoform X2, with the protein MLERAPVPAPARLVQHAPSAPAVLTEVSLHAGRRISARWPPPPHLCPLASHVSFQSGEGIQGPGAQEQRARHARRHLPLQGHQAELPWCGEELMYKYLLGRDLLRYHINSHLQINQVVFFCRLMEGTSSKAIVILATGDCLGVALGNGDMSWKDFLSRAAGRRAKSYTMDTIFSHKMWS; encoded by the exons ATGCTGGAGCGCGCCCCGGTGCCGGCGCCGGCTCGGCTGGTGCAGCACGCGCCGAGCGCTCCCGCGGTGCTGACGGAGGTGTCTCTGCACGCTGGCCGCCGCATCTCTGCCcgctggccgccgccgccgcatctCTGCCCGCTGGCCAGCCATGTCTCCTTCCAATCCGGGGAAGGAATTCAGGGACCTGGTGCTCAGGAGCAGCGAGCTCGCCACgctcgccgccatcttccacttCAG GGGCACCAAGCCGAGCTACCTTGGTGTGGAGAAGAGCTCATGTACAAGtatttattagggagagatttgcTGAGATATCACATAAATTCCCACTTACAG ATCAATCAAGTTGTGTTCTTCTGCCGTCTCATGGAAGGGACTTCATCTAAAGCTATTGTAATTCTTGCAACTGGAGACTGTCTTGGAGTTGCACTAGGTAATGGTGATATGTCCTGGAAAGATTTTCTTTCTCGTGCTGCTGGAAG GAGAGCCAAAAGCTATACCATGGACACAATTTTCTCCCATAAGATGTGGAGCTGA
- the LOC123412794 gene encoding uncharacterized protein LOC123412794 isoform X4: protein MLERAPVPAPARLVQHAPSAPAVLTEVSLHAGRRISARWPPPPHLCPLASHVSFQSGEGIQGPGAQEQRARHARRHLPLQGHQAELPWCGEELMYKYLLGRDLLRYHINSHLQINQVVFFCRLMEGTSSKAIVILATGDCLGVALDCKSRGDFVM from the exons ATGCTGGAGCGCGCCCCGGTGCCGGCGCCGGCTCGGCTGGTGCAGCACGCGCCGAGCGCTCCCGCGGTGCTGACGGAGGTGTCTCTGCACGCTGGCCGCCGCATCTCTGCCcgctggccgccgccgccgcatctCTGCCCGCTGGCCAGCCATGTCTCCTTCCAATCCGGGGAAGGAATTCAGGGACCTGGTGCTCAGGAGCAGCGAGCTCGCCACgctcgccgccatcttccacttCAG GGGCACCAAGCCGAGCTACCTTGGTGTGGAGAAGAGCTCATGTACAAGtatttattagggagagatttgcTGAGATATCACATAAATTCCCACTTACAG ATCAATCAAGTTGTGTTCTTCTGCCGTCTCATGGAAGGGACTTCATCTAAAGCTATTGTAATTCTTGCAACTGGAGACTGTCTTGGAGTTGCACTAG ATTGCAAAAGCAGAGGTGATTTTGTGATGTGA
- the LOC123412794 gene encoding uncharacterized protein LOC123412794 isoform X5, whose amino-acid sequence MLERAPVPAPARLVQHAPSAPAVLTEVSLHAGRRISARWPPPPHLCPLASHVSFQSGEGIQGPGAQEQRARHARRHLPLQGHQAELPWCGEELMYKYLLGRDLLRYHINSHLQINQVVFFCRLMEGTSSKAIVILATGDCLGVALDSFF is encoded by the exons ATGCTGGAGCGCGCCCCGGTGCCGGCGCCGGCTCGGCTGGTGCAGCACGCGCCGAGCGCTCCCGCGGTGCTGACGGAGGTGTCTCTGCACGCTGGCCGCCGCATCTCTGCCcgctggccgccgccgccgcatctCTGCCCGCTGGCCAGCCATGTCTCCTTCCAATCCGGGGAAGGAATTCAGGGACCTGGTGCTCAGGAGCAGCGAGCTCGCCACgctcgccgccatcttccacttCAG GGGCACCAAGCCGAGCTACCTTGGTGTGGAGAAGAGCTCATGTACAAGtatttattagggagagatttgcTGAGATATCACATAAATTCCCACTTACAG ATCAATCAAGTTGTGTTCTTCTGCCGTCTCATGGAAGGGACTTCATCTAAAGCTATTGTAATTCTTGCAACTGGAGACTGTCTTGGAGTTGCACTAG ATTCTTTCTTTTGA